Proteins from one Bacteroidota bacterium genomic window:
- a CDS encoding S46 family peptidase, whose amino-acid sequence MQKLKLLLISLVLIPFVSKASLPHPMPDEGMWLVSVITDINIKEMKKLGFELTASDIYNIDKPSLKDAVMVFGGFCTGEFVSANGLVFTNHHCGYDAVAGVSSPENNYLDNGFWSKNYSEEIPIEGLYVEMLVRANNITDSIIPFLAGLDNTSRQMKAREIISRITDRETESSGLIVNIEPMFNGNQYFIFYMKEYDDVRLVGVPPASIGNYGADTDNWMWPRHTGDFSIFRVYADANNEPAAYSESNVPYKPKKFLTVDISGVKDGDFTMIMGYPGSTNRYLTSFAMQEIITESNPAQVDVFTAATEAMKVEMDKDVATRLAIAPDYSSLKNALKLYTGQISGMTKVLDAVAYKQNEEKAFEAWVNKQGGEVKEMYGSLLLDLKAAYSDLSVVNKEYYYKIYPVLLSTPGSLSRDLNELATMLADKNISDEDLDETIAIIRSGADETFVNYYPGVDLNKTAAFIKLLNNKLTEDQKPQVVKDILSKTNGADDNEKIDTWTKNAFANSIIASPEKLNAFLDKPKLKKLNADPLYSFYTGLYESAMSIRPQFVAAKQQISVLNRTYMAAQMQMHPEKAFYPDANFTLRLTYGKVNPYSPRDGIEYHSITYLEGVMEKMDNTDEEFIVPDKLYELYKKKDYGQYADASGRMPVCFLSDNDITGGNSGSPIMNDKGHIIGLAFDGNYEGTPGDYIFDPNMNRTINVDIRYVLFVIEKLGGAKNIIDELIIVK is encoded by the coding sequence ATGCAAAAGCTGAAATTGTTGCTGATATCCCTTGTGCTTATTCCATTTGTGAGTAAAGCTTCTCTACCACATCCAATGCCGGATGAAGGTATGTGGTTAGTTTCTGTAATTACGGATATTAATATTAAGGAAATGAAAAAGCTGGGTTTTGAACTTACAGCTTCCGATATCTATAATATTGATAAGCCAAGTTTAAAAGATGCGGTAATGGTTTTCGGTGGATTTTGTACCGGTGAATTTGTTTCTGCTAATGGACTTGTTTTCACAAATCATCATTGCGGATATGATGCAGTAGCAGGGGTAAGTAGTCCGGAAAATAATTATCTCGACAATGGTTTTTGGTCAAAAAATTATTCTGAAGAAATTCCGATTGAAGGTTTGTATGTAGAAATGTTAGTGCGTGCAAATAATATTACAGATTCCATTATTCCTTTTCTTGCCGGATTGGATAATACATCTCGCCAAATGAAAGCAAGAGAAATTATTTCCAGAATTACAGATCGTGAAACTGAGTCCTCCGGATTAATTGTAAATATTGAACCTATGTTTAACGGTAATCAATATTTTATTTTTTATATGAAGGAGTATGATGATGTGCGTCTTGTTGGTGTTCCTCCCGCTTCTATCGGCAATTATGGTGCTGATACCGACAACTGGATGTGGCCGAGACATACTGGAGACTTTTCTATTTTCAGAGTGTATGCGGATGCGAATAATGAGCCGGCTGCTTATTCTGAATCAAATGTGCCTTATAAGCCAAAGAAATTTTTGACCGTTGATATCAGCGGAGTTAAGGATGGAGATTTCACAATGATTATGGGTTATCCCGGTTCAACAAATAGATATCTAACCAGTTTTGCAATGCAGGAAATAATTACAGAAAGCAACCCTGCTCAAGTGGATGTTTTTACAGCAGCAACAGAAGCAATGAAAGTTGAAATGGATAAAGATGTTGCGACAAGACTTGCTATTGCACCCGATTATTCTAGTTTGAAGAATGCACTGAAATTATATACAGGGCAAATATCAGGTATGACGAAAGTATTGGATGCGGTTGCTTACAAACAAAATGAAGAAAAAGCTTTTGAAGCATGGGTAAATAAACAAGGCGGCGAAGTAAAAGAAATGTATGGCAGCTTGCTTCTGGATTTGAAAGCGGCATATAGTGATTTAAGTGTAGTGAATAAAGAATATTATTACAAAATTTATCCAGTGTTACTTAGCACTCCTGGAAGTCTTTCAAGAGATTTAAATGAGTTGGCAACAATGCTTGCAGATAAAAATATCAGCGATGAAGATCTAGATGAAACTATTGCAATTATACGCAGCGGAGCTGATGAAACTTTTGTAAATTATTATCCTGGGGTAGATCTCAATAAGACTGCTGCATTTATTAAACTATTAAATAATAAATTAACGGAAGATCAAAAGCCACAGGTAGTAAAAGATATTTTATCTAAAACAAATGGAGCCGATGATAATGAGAAAATTGATACATGGACAAAAAATGCATTTGCAAATTCTATTATTGCATCACCCGAAAAATTGAATGCATTTTTAGATAAACCCAAACTGAAAAAGTTAAATGCAGATCCGCTGTATTCTTTTTATACCGGGTTGTATGAAAGTGCCATGAGCATTCGTCCGCAATTTGTTGCAGCAAAACAACAGATCAGTGTATTGAACAGAACCTATATGGCAGCACAAATGCAAATGCATCCTGAAAAAGCATTTTATCCCGACGCCAATTTTACATTGCGCCTTACTTATGGAAAAGTAAATCCGTATTCTCCGAGAGATGGTATTGAATATCATTCTATTACTTATCTGGAAGGTGTAATGGAAAAAATGGATAATACAGATGAAGAATTTATAGTGCCGGATAAACTCTATGAGCTTTACAAAAAAAAGGATTACGGTCAATATGCGGATGCTTCAGGTAGAATGCCGGTATGTTTTCTTTCTGATAATGATATTACCGGTGGCAATAGTGGAAGTCCAATTATGAACGACAAGGGACATATTATCGGACTTGCCTTTGACGGAAACTACGAAGGCACACCGGGTGATTATATTTTTGATCCAAATATGAACAGAACAATTAACGTGGATATACGGTATGTCCTTTTCGTAATTGAAAAGTTAGGTGGAGCAAAAAATATTATTGACGAATTAATAATCGTAAAATAA
- the rpsO gene encoding 30S ribosomal protein S15 has translation MATITAEKRKAIFKEHGGSENNSGSVESQIALFTERINHLTEHLKVNKKDHATKRSLLMLVGKRRRFLNYMMKNDIVGYRALIEKLGIRR, from the coding sequence ATGGCTACAATAACAGCAGAAAAGCGGAAAGCAATTTTTAAAGAACACGGTGGTTCTGAAAACAATAGTGGATCAGTAGAATCCCAAATTGCATTATTTACCGAGCGCATCAATCATTTAACAGAGCACTTGAAAGTGAATAAAAAAGATCATGCTACCAAGCGCAGCTTACTGATGCTGGTTGGTAAAAGACGCCGTTTCCTCAACTATATGATGAAAAATGATATTGTAGGATACAGGGCATTAATTGAGAAGCTCGGAATCAGACGATAA
- a CDS encoding class I fructose-bisphosphate aldolase: MSINNISSLLGDKAEYLLNHTCNTISKESLHLPGSDFIERVWMNSDRNPQVLRSLQSLFGNGRLANTGYLSILPVDQGIEHSAGASFAANPLYFDPENIVKLSIEGGCNAVASTFGGLGIVARKYAHRIPFIVKINHNEFLTYPNKFDQIMFASIKSAWNMGAVAVGATIYFGSDNSTRQIQEVSKAFEIAHELGMATILWCYLRNPEFKKDKDYHVSTDLTSQANHLGVTIQADIIKQKLPENNGGYLALNSKESPYGKNDKRIYSELTTDHPVDLCRYQVANCYMGRAGLINSGGASSGASDMAEAVTTAVINKRAGGMGLISGRKAFQRPMQEGVTILNAIQDVYLSNDVTIA; encoded by the coding sequence ATGTCTATAAATAATATCAGTAGTCTTTTAGGAGATAAAGCAGAATACCTGCTGAATCATACATGCAATACTATTTCAAAAGAATCATTGCATTTACCCGGTTCTGATTTTATCGAAAGAGTATGGATGAATAGTGATCGCAATCCGCAAGTGTTGCGTAGTTTACAATCCTTGTTTGGCAATGGTCGCCTTGCAAACACAGGATATTTATCTATTTTGCCTGTAGATCAAGGAATTGAACACTCCGCAGGTGCATCCTTTGCTGCAAACCCTTTGTATTTTGATCCGGAAAATATTGTGAAGTTGAGTATAGAGGGTGGCTGCAATGCTGTGGCAAGTACATTTGGAGGGTTGGGAATAGTGGCTAGAAAATATGCGCATCGCATTCCATTTATCGTAAAAATTAATCACAACGAATTTTTGACATACCCGAATAAATTTGATCAGATCATGTTTGCTTCCATTAAGTCTGCATGGAATATGGGCGCAGTTGCTGTTGGAGCAACAATTTATTTTGGTTCTGATAATTCTACTCGACAGATACAGGAAGTAAGCAAAGCTTTTGAAATAGCACATGAGCTGGGAATGGCTACAATACTTTGGTGTTACCTGCGCAACCCTGAGTTTAAGAAAGATAAAGATTACCATGTTTCGACTGACCTTACCAGCCAGGCTAATCATTTAGGCGTAACCATTCAAGCGGATATTATCAAGCAAAAATTGCCTGAAAATAATGGTGGTTATTTAGCTTTAAACAGCAAGGAATCTCCTTATGGTAAAAATGATAAACGCATTTATTCTGAATTAACAACCGATCATCCTGTTGACCTTTGTCGCTATCAAGTTGCCAATTGTTATATGGGTAGAGCCGGGTTGATTAATTCCGGCGGTGCTTCATCCGGTGCATCTGATATGGCGGAGGCTGTTACCACTGCGGTTATTAATAAAAGAGCAGGAGGTATGGGACTTATCAGTGGTCGTAAAGCTTTTCAACGCCCGATGCAGGAAGGGGTAACTATATTAAATGCCATTCAAGATGTTTACCTAAGTAATGATGTAACTATAGCCTGA
- a CDS encoding NAD(P)-binding domain-containing protein: MRIAILGAGNIGLAAGIKWLKKGHEITFGVRDTQSQKAWNAIETGAKVNGFQEACNDAEVILIALPFGIADDVIKAINIEWDDKIIIDATNPISVATDPFDSAAEAIQAWTGNDNIVKAFNTTGSANLSNPIYNGLPIETFICGNEKNSKEVVTQLAEELGFTVVDVGGLENAPMLESLANLWTTMAYKLGKGPNFAFTIVTRNTGQQANG; the protein is encoded by the coding sequence ATGCGCATAGCAATTCTTGGAGCCGGTAATATTGGATTAGCAGCAGGTATTAAATGGCTGAAGAAAGGTCATGAAATAACTTTTGGAGTTAGAGATACACAAAGTCAGAAAGCATGGAATGCTATTGAAACAGGTGCTAAGGTGAATGGATTTCAGGAAGCTTGTAATGATGCAGAAGTTATTTTAATTGCATTGCCATTTGGCATTGCGGATGATGTGATAAAGGCAATCAACATTGAATGGGATGATAAAATAATTATTGATGCTACCAATCCTATTTCAGTAGCAACAGATCCTTTTGATTCGGCTGCGGAAGCTATACAAGCCTGGACAGGAAATGATAATATTGTAAAGGCTTTTAATACTACAGGTTCTGCAAATCTTAGCAATCCAATTTACAATGGATTGCCCATAGAAACATTTATTTGCGGGAATGAAAAAAATTCAAAAGAAGTGGTAACGCAACTTGCTGAAGAACTTGGATTTACAGTGGTGGATGTGGGTGGATTGGAAAATGCGCCCATGCTGGAAAGTCTTGCAAATCTTTGGACTACTATGGCCTATAAACTTGGAAAAGGGCCAAATTTTGCTTTTACAATTGTTACCAGAAATACAGGTCAGCAGGCAAATGGCTGA
- a CDS encoding T9SS type A sorting domain-containing protein, which produces MAKIYTQVSLTILVFCLALLAVQTSVAAVYTENNSVYIESYIDGTDVSIYPNPVKAFATVNFSKNIDRIVILNIVGKEILSIIPEQGKQVISVNLSELQPGVYFIAGMSNGTKLITKRFMKEI; this is translated from the coding sequence ATGGCAAAAATATACACTCAAGTTTCTCTCACAATTTTAGTTTTCTGTTTGGCACTATTAGCCGTTCAAACTTCAGTTGCTGCTGTATATACCGAAAATAATTCAGTATATATTGAGAGTTATATAGATGGTACCGACGTGTCTATCTATCCTAATCCGGTAAAGGCTTTTGCAACCGTGAATTTTTCTAAAAATATTGATCGCATAGTTATTTTAAATATTGTAGGTAAAGAAATACTCTCTATAATTCCTGAACAGGGCAAGCAAGTTATCTCTGTAAATCTGAGTGAATTACAACCGGGTGTTTATTTTATCGCCGGTATGAGTAATGGTACTAAGCTAATTACCAAGCGATTCATGAAAGAAATATAA
- a CDS encoding acetyl-CoA carboxylase carboxyltransferase subunit beta — MSWFNRKKEGIQTSTKEKIDTPEGIWYKCPECKKTTTVKAHEDNLWCCPNCGYHGRIGSKQYFSFLFDEGKYELLFENIISKDALKFVDLKPYEQRLKDAYEKSGYTDAISVGYGDMDGHPVTIACMNFEFIGGSMGVVVGERISKGIDHAIKTKSSFIIISKSGGARMMESGFSLMQMAKTSSKLTLLSKHKLPYISLCTDPTTGGVTASYAMLGDINMAEPKAMIGFAGPRVVKETIKKDLPKGFQQSEFVLETGFLDLIVERKKLKEEIIKLLSYFRN, encoded by the coding sequence TTGAGTTGGTTTAACAGGAAAAAAGAGGGAATTCAAACTTCTACCAAAGAAAAGATTGATACACCTGAAGGCATTTGGTATAAATGCCCTGAATGTAAAAAAACCACCACCGTAAAAGCCCACGAGGATAATTTATGGTGTTGCCCCAATTGTGGTTATCACGGTCGAATTGGTTCCAAACAATATTTTTCTTTTCTATTTGATGAAGGAAAGTACGAATTACTTTTTGAAAATATCATTTCTAAGGATGCACTCAAATTTGTTGACCTCAAGCCTTATGAACAAAGGCTAAAGGATGCTTATGAAAAATCAGGTTATACAGATGCCATCAGTGTTGGATACGGTGATATGGATGGGCACCCTGTAACAATTGCATGTATGAACTTTGAGTTTATAGGAGGTTCAATGGGTGTTGTGGTTGGAGAGCGCATAAGTAAAGGAATTGATCATGCTATAAAAACAAAATCTTCATTTATTATCATATCTAAATCCGGTGGTGCCCGTATGATGGAAAGTGGATTTTCATTGATGCAAATGGCGAAAACGTCATCGAAACTCACCTTACTTAGTAAACATAAACTGCCATACATTTCTTTATGTACGGATCCTACAACAGGCGGAGTTACGGCAAGTTATGCTATGCTGGGAGATATTAATATGGCAGAGCCAAAAGCTATGATAGGTTTTGCCGGACCACGAGTGGTAAAGGAAACAATCAAGAAAGATTTGCCTAAAGGATTTCAACAAAGTGAATTTGTATTGGAAACAGGTTTTCTTGATTTGATTGTAGAACGAAAAAAACTAAAAGAGGAAATTATCAAACTGCTTAGCTATTTTAGAAATTAA